AAGAAGATAGTTCCTTAATACACGTTAAAATTGGTGGTACTCCTTCTATGAGATATTGCATTCAGCAGTCATTACACAGTGCTGAAATATTTAAAACGCAAAGTGATGCGTTAGAAGTACATGATATTTATGAAGTGAAAAAAGTTTCAATCTTGTTAGTAGTAAAAACTGAAAACATCCTTTTAGAAGATAGAAGTATTGATTTTTCAAATAACAGATCAATATACTTTAAAATTGAAGTGATTGAGTGGATGAATAAGATTAGACAGTTGGGATATGACCCTGAAATTATTATAGCTAAAGATTTAAGATGATTCTAATAAGAAGCCCTTACCATAAAAAATCAGGTAAGGGTTTAGTGTTAGGTTAGTGCTTTTTACGCTTTCCTTCTTTTTCTTTCTTAATTGCTTCAGTTACATGTGGAAACATTGTAATTAAATGCGGTTCAGGCTTATCACCAGTTCTTGAAGCTACATAAGGACTGATGAAAACACGTGTGTACCCTTTAACTTCACTAATTGCAAATACATTTGTATTGTAAAGCATGCAGTTTATTAATTTATTCTTCAGGTGGTGTGGTTTTTCAAATCCAAACATATCAGCAAGTTCCTTTAGTTGTAATGGTTCAGCTTCTTTTCTGGGATGCTTACATATTACATTAGTTTTCATGTGAATAAATGGCATAATCATGAAAGTAATATAAAGTTGTTTCGGTCTGTTCATCGGCTTCCCTTTGGCATTCTTTGCTTTGTACATGGCTTGTACTTGCTGGTCATATGTCTTTACTCTATCTTCAGATTTTACACCATGTTTCTTTGCTTCACATTTCTAATTTAAGTATAGTAGCTTTTGTCATCGCACGGATTAGGGTGCTAGTTCATTTATTATTTGAAATGCAATATATTCGGGCTCAAGGAACTCAAAGAATTTATAACATTATGTGGTAAAATGTACTTAATGATAATACAGTTCTTCACCTAACAAAGCAAAAAAGAGGAAGAAGTTGATGAAGCTAAATTCTGGAAAGTAATTGTAAGTATCTAAAGATTATCTATGTGAAATCCCGGGATTTTTAGAATGAACAATATAAAACTATTATAGGGGCTCCTAATATGAAAAAGAAAATGAGCTATTTAGTCTTATTTTTAATGACCATCTATATGGTTGGTTGTACTGAGATTAAAGATACATCCACCCCAGATAAAGAAACAAATTCACAAGAAGCAGTCACAGCTAATACATATAAAAATAGCAAAAAAGAAGAAGCCCCCGCTGCTAGTGTTGAGGAATCAGCAGTAGAGGAAAATCCAACCGAACCAAATAATGATCAGTTTTCAGGATACAAGCTTATTGAAGTTGATGGTGGTGATGTATCTGGATATCGCGAATCTAACGTCGTTGTTGACATTGGGTATGGGGATCGTGAATATTGGGCATTTACTAATGAGCAAGGGCAACTAGTACGAGTTGTTGCAGACGAAATCATTTTACAAGATGACAGCAACGAACCTGTATTATCGTCTGGCAGATACTACTCTGATGAGGCCAAGGTTCCTGGTGTCGAAAGTGACGTTTTAGATGAAGGACACATTATTGCTGATTCTCTCGGAGGGGTATCAAATGCTTATAATATTACCCCACAAGATAGCACGCTCAATCGACATGGTGATCAAGCATATTTGGAAGATGTAATCCGTAGCGCAGATGGAGTCACTAATTTTGAAGCAATTATCACATATCCTAATATGGAAACACAAATTCCTTCAAGTTATCAGTTTACTTATATCTTAATGGACGACAAAGTTGTTGATACATTTGAAAATTTGAATCCTGATGAAGTCAACGAATCACTCGGGTTAACAAACAGTGAGTCTTCCGATTCGAAGAGTCCAAACACAAACGGTGACATTTCTAGCGTGGATACTAACGGTAACGGACAAGTGACCATTAAAGAAGCAAAAGCAGCTGGTTTCGGTATGCCAATAACAAGTGATCATTGGTTATACCCGTATATGCGAGATAATGATGACGATGGGATGGTTGGAGAGTAAGACTCTACATCTATGAGATAAAAAATAAACGAAAGAACATCTTCTTCATTGTAAGGTTTATTACAACTTTAGAATGGTGTGTATACAGGAACAACGAAAGTTTACAACTTATATCATCTGACTTTGAATGTTAAACATATACTTATTTTTCACAAAACGAGCTAAGGTTTCGCTAGAGTTGAGCCAGCGGCTTTCAATAACATACTAAGACTTAAAAAATAACTTTGATATAGTGTCTTTTGAAATGGGGTTCCGTTAAGCAGTTTGATAATGATTACAATCAGACAGTATACAAAAGTGATAATTAGGAAGCTAAAAACCAAGGGTGTATTAAAATATACTTAGTGACATAGTGTTATAAACTATATCAAAGTATTTAGAGTTTTTTTCTAATTTCTGATAAAATATTTTTAAGAGAATTTATATTGAAAGGGTGGATGCGACAATGACTATGCAAAATTTAGCTAATCATATCATGGCTGTAGCAAATGAAAATGGTAGAAGTGTTACAAATTTACAGCTTCAAAAAGTCATGTTTTTTACCCTTGGACTTCATATCCGTAATAACGGGTTAGACGAATTAGCTCATGAAATCTATGATGTGCCATTTGAGAAATGGAAATATGGACCGGTAGTGGAAAGTATATACTTTAATTATAATAGATTTGGAAGTGAACCAATAAAGAATGCTAATGCAGAACAAATTGAAAATTATGAAGTATTAAATGATTATATATTAAATCTCTTAAATGTTGACGTTTTCAAATTAGTTAATATTTCTCATCAGTTTGATTCATGGGCCGACTATGAAAATGAAATCTTGAATATGGAATATGTTCCACCATATGAAATTGAAGAAATCTATGAGGATTTTGAAAATGACGATGAATGAGTATGAGGGTTTTTTTGATTCATTAAGGAAGTATATAAAAGCATTAGATTCAATATACATGGGGAAATATGGAGAAGATAGCGATGCATTTTTGGATGCAATGGAAGGAACTCCAGGCGAACATCTTAGAAGTGAAGATCAAAACTACGTTGAAGCAACAGCAGAGTTTGAAGAAATGATAAAAGAGTTGAATAGTGCTAGTTTTGATGAAGGAATAGTTCCATATTCTAAAATCACCAAGATAATATATGATGAAACACAGCAAGAATTATTGGGAGTGCTAGAACAATACTTAAAAGATAATTGGACTCATTATACAGAAGAAAAAGGTCAAGAAATTGATGGTGAACTAAAGAGGAAGTTCTTAAAGTTAAAAGAACATGTAGGTTTGTCGACTGTGCAAAGAAGCCATATAAATAACAGACTTGCTTCACAATTAGCAGATATAAAAAAAGATTTATCCGAGGCACAAAAAGAGGTCAAAAGTGTCCAGAGGTTGTTTAATGAATCTGAAGACTCTCTAAAAAATGTTCAAGATGAAGTGAAAAGCAAATACGATAATATAATAACGCAATTTATTGCCATACTGGGAATTTTTGCTGCAATATTAATGGGAGCTTTTGGGTCAATACAAGGCTTTACAAGTATTTTTGATAATGCAAATGATTTGCCTATTGGAAAATTGCTAGTAGTTAGTTCAATAGGTGGGGCAGCTGTTATACTTATACTCTTTTTCTTGTTAAGTGGCGTTTCTCATTTAAGTGGTTACTCTTTATCAAGTTGTAATTGCAATAGTATTAATAGCCAACAAGAACCTAAAAAACCTATAAGATCTAGAATTAGAGCTAACGAGTTTGTAGGCAGGCACAAAAGAGAAAGGAAAGTTTCTTGTAATTGTTCTTTAATAGAAAGGCACCCTTCGGTAGTTGTTATTCATTATCTTATGTACTTCATATCCTCAACTGGGTTTGTTTTGATTTACCTTGATGAAAACTCTAGATTTTCATCAACTTTTCATAGTCCATTAAATATTTGGTTAACGGTAATAGCCTTTTATCTACTTGTTACTGTAACATTAATATTATTTCATATTCTTTATGTTACAAAAAAGAAGAATATAAAGTGGTATAAGCAATTCAAAGTTATGGTTCCTAATTTTAACAAGTAGATCTCGTCGTTAGTTCTGTTTATTTCAAACCGAAGAGGTCTATTTATTGTTGAAAGAAACTCTTATAATTATTGACCGTGTGAGCAAAACATCTTCTGGCTAGTGAAGATTATTTATAAGTAATTAGTAACCAGTATCATTTTAAATGATACTGAAAAATTCGATATTTGTATCTTGATTTTAGTGTTTGAAGTGAGTTGTCCGCGTGCGCTACCTCGGGAAAAGTATTTGGCACATTGGTTTTTGGGAACAAGCGCACCTGTATCAGTGATGAATTACTTTCCTTACTTTTAAGCCATTACTAAAGACTTAAATATGAACGATTAAGTAAATAATAAAACGTTTAATAATGCTAACATTTTGCTAACGTAATCCAGTGAAAAATAGTGAACTCCCGATAACCATGTTACAGTGAAAATTTTAAAAAAGCCTGACATAACGCACTTTTCGCATACGAAGTTAAAGATAGTACACACTCTAAAAAGGTGTTATGATGTAAGGTTTTTCTTACGCATCCACCTAGCTCATTGTGAAGCACAAATAGTTTGATATTAAAAGACTACTTCCCTGTTGTGAGGAGGTAGTCTTTTTGTAATTTGGAAGAGAAGGAAGCGCTAGAACCGTCCAGGATCAGTGAAAAAGTACTTATTTTATTGGCTCTAAAATATTTGTTGGGGTACGTAGAAAATTTGGCATAAAAAAACACGCAAGCTCCAATCTCTACTACACTTGAATTGTCCAGAAACAAGCAGTAAAGGAGTTGCGTGTACGTGTATTCTAACATCCGAGTACCAGGACTACAAAGTGTGATTATCAAGAAAAGTGAAGAGATTGGTGGAGATTTTTATCTTCATGTGGAGGTTTGGTTAAGGGGCAGGAGCTTGCCTCCTACCCCAACAATTGACTTAGAACCTTTTTTGTTATCAGTTATATCCTATAGATACAAAGCGTTTGCGTGTGGGGCATTTTTTCATATTTTCATTTAATGGTGATTTTTTGTAAATAGGAAGCGCTAGAACCGTCACTGCGCTTCATTTATAAGGGTCTTTAATTCAACTGCTAACATCTTAATACATCTAGAGGCTTCTCACTAGTTAATCTGACTTTTGAAGAGCTTCTTTTCTATTTCTTTAAGCAACGGAACCTGTATCTATAAAGAAACATCGGATGGTAAACATTTCTATTTTGAAGGGTTTGAAACTTAGTCGTAGAACTATTTTAATAGTGAGCATTATGGAGTGTAAAAAAACTATAATCTTTAAGGGGGCTTAAATTTTGACGACACTAGACCCAAAGAGTATTGGAGAAATCATGAAGGAAGGTGTGTAGACGTCAAGTTAATTTTTACACTTTCTGCTCACTGAACTTTTACACTTCTGCTGGGAATACTTTTCTTCGATGCTTCATTCGATAACTGTCTCCATCCATATGGATTACTTCTACACGATGAAGTAGGCGGTCCAAAATTGCTGTGGTGATACCTTGGTCTCCCATAAGCTCTCCCCATTGGTCTGGACTCTTATTTGAGGTTAAAATAATCGAACTTCGTTCGTATAAATGGTTAACTAAATGGAAGAAAAGGTTGGCTTCTCTCTGGTCCATCGCCATGTACATCAGATCATCAATAATGACTAGATCTGCTGCCTTAATGCGCTTCAATTGTACTTTTGATTTATTAAGTAATTCTTCTGTTTTTAGAAGTTGAACAAGTTCACCCATTGTCACGAAGCACACATTAAACCCTCTGTAGATAGCCTCAATACCTATGCCAATAGCTAAGAAAGTTTTCCCTACGCCTGGAGGACCTAAGAGGATAAGGTTATAATGCTGCTCTAACCAGCTCAATTCTGTAAGTTGAGAAAGTTGGCGTTCTGTTAAGGCGTTTTGCTCGTTAATATTGAATTCACTGAGGGACTTCATGTAAGGGAAACGAGCCCATTTCAAACGACGTTCCAAGTTCTTGGCTTCACGTTTCTTCAGTTCAAAACCTGTGATAGATTCTAGGAATTCTAAGTACGTCCACGATGCCTTTTCAGCTTCCCGGAGGAGCTGCGGAAGCTGCTCAGCTGTTTCCGCTAATCGTAATTGGCGAAACTGATCTTGTAGTTCCATAACAGTCTTATTCATTTCGCAGCGCCCCCTAGAATAGTAGTGTAAGCTTCCAACGAACGAGTTCTAACCATCATGTTTTTGGCACGTTTGTGCCCATTAGAGTCGTTCATTTTAGCTTTAACAGGACTTACTTTTAAATTCTTACAATATTGAACCATATCCCTGAAATCATTGGCACTATATAGTTTTTTCTTCAGACATTGAGTTAGTGCATCGTCAA
This genomic stretch from Pontibacillus halophilus JSM 076056 = DSM 19796 harbors:
- a CDS encoding DNA/RNA non-specific endonuclease, whose amino-acid sequence is MKKKMSYLVLFLMTIYMVGCTEIKDTSTPDKETNSQEAVTANTYKNSKKEEAPAASVEESAVEENPTEPNNDQFSGYKLIEVDGGDVSGYRESNVVVDIGYGDREYWAFTNEQGQLVRVVADEIILQDDSNEPVLSSGRYYSDEAKVPGVESDVLDEGHIIADSLGGVSNAYNITPQDSTLNRHGDQAYLEDVIRSADGVTNFEAIITYPNMETQIPSSYQFTYILMDDKVVDTFENLNPDEVNESLGLTNSESSDSKSPNTNGDISSVDTNGNGQVTIKEAKAAGFGMPITSDHWLYPYMRDNDDDGMVGE
- a CDS encoding Panacea domain-containing protein, whose translation is MTMQNLANHIMAVANENGRSVTNLQLQKVMFFTLGLHIRNNGLDELAHEIYDVPFEKWKYGPVVESIYFNYNRFGSEPIKNANAEQIENYEVLNDYILNLLNVDVFKLVNISHQFDSWADYENEILNMEYVPPYEIEEIYEDFENDDE
- the istB gene encoding IS21-like element helper ATPase IstB — protein: MNKTVMELQDQFRQLRLAETAEQLPQLLREAEKASWTYLEFLESITGFELKKREAKNLERRLKWARFPYMKSLSEFNINEQNALTERQLSQLTELSWLEQHYNLILLGPPGVGKTFLAIGIGIEAIYRGFNVCFVTMGELVQLLKTEELLNKSKVQLKRIKAADLVIIDDLMYMAMDQREANLFFHLVNHLYERSSIILTSNKSPDQWGELMGDQGITTAILDRLLHRVEVIHMDGDSYRMKHRRKVFPAEV